The Hevea brasiliensis isolate MT/VB/25A 57/8 chromosome 1, ASM3005281v1, whole genome shotgun sequence genome has a window encoding:
- the LOC110652313 gene encoding LOW QUALITY PROTEIN: wall-associated receptor kinase-like 22 (The sequence of the model RefSeq protein was modified relative to this genomic sequence to represent the inferred CDS: inserted 1 base in 1 codon), whose product MSVKLVCGVSFTLALMLTIQLAIAKAPIAKPNCTDHCGNIRIPYPFGMGNRDCYFNESFEIECKESRAFISKIKMELLNISIEGWANVKSPIISSNCSDRKTNLPFNLTGSPFFISDENVFTAVGCNTRALMIDEPLQRLGCESKCLGQKKDVDRRQMLPNFMEEVSSGNYWIVNDYCNGTDCCQVTIPSSLQVFDPKLQAIDDNQSKNSCQLAFLAGTYGVDSWREKDRNVQFPMVLDWVINSTLREDYLRTMNSSQRKGVVPKTFYCYYYGSSSSSNKPIFRCSCKRGYEGNPYLECTDIDECKEQKHHCKGITKCVNTSGSFKCVPDAKWIILLCVGGIIGVLVIVFVTRILCKHVKKRRKIELRKKFFKRNGGLLLQQQXSSDGSVQKTKIFTSKELEKATDHFNDDRILGQGGQGTVYKGMLADGRIVAVKMSKLVDEENLQEFINEVVILSQINHRNIVSLLGCCLETEVPLLVYEFIPNGSLFQYLHDQNEASSLPWEMRVRIASEIPAALAYLHSAASTPIYHRDIKSTNILLDEKHKAKVSDFGTSRSIAIDQTHLTTHVHGTFGYLNPEYFQSSQFTDKSDVYSFGVVLVELLSGQKPICSSSSQETMSLATHFILLMEENRLHDIVDVCIMEDCHEEEIVAVANLALRCLNLNGKKRPTMKEVALELERIRPSPSNNLHVQQNTEETEKTMAAEVIILQMDDVPTSITCDFNC is encoded by the exons ATGAGTGTGAAATTAGTGTGTGGAGTCAGTTTCACTTTGGCGCTAATGCTAACTATTCAGTTGGCAATAGCAAAGGCACCTATTGCAAAGCCCAACTGTACAGACCATTGCGGAAATATAAGAATTCCGTACCCATTCGGAATGGGCAATAGGGATTGTTATTTCAACGAATCGTTTGAGATTGAATGCAAAGAAAGTAGAGCTTTTATAAGTAAAATCAAAATGGAGCTCCTCAATATTTCTATAGAAGGCTGGGCTAACGTCAAAAGTCCAATCATATCCTCCAATTGCTCCGACAGGAAGACCAATCTGCCTTTCAATTTGACGGGAAGTCCTTTCTTTATTTCCGACGAGAACGTATTCACTGCAGTAGGTTGCAACACCCGTGCTTTAATGATCGATGAACCTCTCCAACGCCTTGGGTGTGAGTCCAAATGCCTTGGCCAGAAGAAGGATGTTGATCGGCGACAAATGCTTCCTAATTTCATGGAAGAGGTTTCTAGTGGTAATTACTGGATAGTGAACGATTATTGTAATGGTACCGATTGCTGTCAGGTTACAATACCTTCATCCCTTCAGGTTTTCGATCCAAAATTACAGGCCATAGATGATAATCAAAGCAAAAATAGTTGCCAGCTGGCATTCCTAGCAGGAACATATGGAGTAGATTCCTGGAGAGAAAAGGATCGCAATGTCCAGTTTCCGATGGTGCTAGATTGGGTAATCAATTCTACCCTAAGGGAAGATTATCTAAGGACGATGAATTCCAGCCAAAGGAAAGGTGTTGTCCCGAAAACCTTTTATTGCTACTACTacggttcttcttcttcttctaataaGCCAATATTCCGTTGTTCTTGCAAACGTGGGTACGAGGGCAATCCTTACCTTGAGTGCACAG ATATTGATGAATGCAAAGAGCAAAAGCATCATTGCAAGGGAATAACAAAATGTGTGAATACTTCGGGATCATTTAAATGTGTACCTGATGCAAAATGGATTATATTATTG TGCGTAGGGGGGATTATTGGAGTATTGGTAATAGTCTTTGTTACTCGGATATTGTGCAAGCATGTGAAGAAAAGAAGGAAAATCGAACtcagaaaaaagttcttcaaaaggAATGGTGGGTTGCTATTACAACAAC CTTCAAGTGATGGTAGTGTTCAGAAAAccaaaatatttacatcaaaggagTTGGAAAAAGCCACTGATCATTTCAATGATGACAGAATACTTGGTCAAGGAGGTCAGGGTACAGTGTACAAGGGAATGCTAGCAGATGGAAGAATTGTTGCTGTCAAAATGTCCAAATTAGTTGATGAGGAAAATCTACAAGAATTTATTAATGAAGTTGTGATTCTTTCTCAAATCAATCACAGGAATATTGTCAGCCTTTTGGGATGCTGCTTGGAAACAGAAGTTCCCTTGCTAGTCTATGAATTCATACCCAATGGATCTCTTTTTCAATATCTCCATGACCAAAATGAGGCGTCTTCATTACCATGGGAAATGAGAGTACGGATTGCGAGTGAAATTCCTGCGGCACTTGCATATTTGCACTCAGCAGCTTCTACTCCAATTTACCATCGTGACATTAAATCTACAAATATACTCTTAGATGAGAAACACAAAGCAAAAGTATCCGATTTTGGAACTTCAAGATCAATTGCGATTGATCAAACTCATTTGACAACTCATGTGCATGGCACTTTTGGTTATTTGAATCCAGAGTACTTCCAATCTAGCCAATTTACAGATAAGAGTGATGTCTATAGCTTTGGAGTAGTTCTAGTGGAGCTTTTAAGTGGACAAAAGCCAATTTGTTCAAGTAGCTCACAAGAAACCATGAGTCTTGCCACACATTTCATTCTTTTGATGGAAGAGAACAGACTTCATGACATTGTTGATGTGTGCATTATGGAGGATTGTCATGAAGAAGAAATTGTTGCAGTAGCTAATCTAGCTCTAAGATGCTTAAATTTGAATGGAAAAAAACGACCTACAATGAAAGAAGTTGCATTAGAGTTGGAAAGGATTCGACCATCACCAAGTAATAACTTACATGTTCAACAAAATACTGAAGAGACTGAAAAGACCATGGCTGCTGAAGTAATTATATTGCAGATGGATGATGTTCCTACTTCAATTACTTGTGATTTTAACTGCTAA